A region of the Pseudarthrobacter sp. MM222 genome:
TTGTCGACTTCGACCCGCAGGGGGCGCTGTCGGCCGGGCTGGGCATCAACCCCCACGAACTCGATCTCACGGTCTACAACGTCCTGATGGACCGCAAGGTCGATATCCGCGATGCCATCCACAAGACCGGCGTCGAAAACGTGGACCTGCTGCCGGCCAATATCGACCTCTCGGCCGCGGAGGTCCAGCTGGTCAATGAGGTGGCCCGCGAACAGGTGCTTGACCGTGCACTGAAGAAGGTCGAGGACGATTACGACGTCGTCCTCATTGACTGCCAGCCCTCGCTCGGCCTGCTCACCGTCAACGCGCTGACGGCCGCCCACGGCGTCATCATTCCGCTGATCTGCGAGTTCTTCGCCCTGCGCGCGGTGGCTCTACTTGTTGAGACCATCGACAAGGTCCAGGACCGCCTGAACCCGCGGCTGCAGGTCGACGGCGTGCTCGCCACCATGTACGACGCCCGCACGCTGCACAGCAGGGAGGTCATCTCCCGCCTTGTGGAGGCCTTCGGCGACAAAGTCTTCGAAACTGTCATCAAGCGTTCCATCAAGTTTGCCGATGCCACCGTGGCGGCCGAGCCCATCACCAGCTACGCGGGCAACCACATCGGCGCCGACGCCTACCGCAACCTCGCCAAAGAGCTTATTTCGCGCGGCGGCGCGCCCTAGCCAGGTCCGTGGCAGAGGCGGGCGCTCCCACAGCGGAGCTGAATGCACCGGCAGAGCTGAATGCACCGGCGGAGCTGGGCAGCGCGGCGGACGCACCGGTGAAGAAACCGGGCTTTGAAGTCCGGCTGGCCAACTTCACCGGCCCCTTCGACCTCCTGCTGGGCCTGATATCCAAGCACCAGCTGGACATCACCGAAGTGGCCCTCGCCACGGTCACCGATGAATTCATCAGATACATCAAGGGCCTGCAGGCGCTTGGCGAGGAATGGGCCCTGGATGAGGCCAGCGAATTCCTGGTCATCGCCGCGACCCTGCTGGACCTCAAAGCGGCCCGGCTGCTTCCCGCCGGCGAGGTCGAGGACGAGGAGGACATCGCGCTGCTGGAAGCCCGTGACCTGATCTTCGCCCGGCTGCTGCAGTACAAGGCCTTCAAGCAGGTCGCCGGCATGATGGGTTCCACGCTCGAGCTCGAAGGCCGCCGGTTTCCGCGCCAGGTGGCACTCGAGGAGCACTTCTCCGCGCTTCTGCCGGAACTCATCTGGCGGCATACCCCGCAACAGTTCGCCGCCCTGGCCGAGACGGCGCTCAAGCCCAAGGAAGCCGCCCCGACCGAGGTAGGGCTGGCGCATCTCCACGGAAGCCCCGTCAGCGTCAAGGAGCAGGCCGAACTGCTCGGCCGCCGCCTGCGGCTGGGCAACCCGCTGACCTTCCGGGCGCTCATCGCCGACGCCGAGTCCTCCCTGGTCGTGGTGGCCCGGTTCCTGGCGCTGCTGGAGATGTTCCGGGACCGCGCCGTCTCCTTCGACCAGCTGCTGCCGCTGGGGGACCTGACCGTCCACTGGACGGCCGGGTCGGAGATGTGGAGCAGCGAGAACCTGAGTGAAGAATACGAGGAACAGCCTTGAGGAACACGCCTTTCGAGCCGGTTCGGACCGAGCCGCCACAGTCCGGGGCCGAGGACGACGGCCCGGACCTCGCCAGTCTGCCGGGCGGCGCCCGCGCGGCGCTGGAGGCGGTGCTGATGGTAATCGACGAACCCGCCACTGCCGCCGGGCTGGCGGCGGGTCTGAATCTGACGGTCGACGTCGTCGAAGGGCTGCTCGCGGACCTGCAGCGGGAGTATAACGGTTATACTGTTAATGCCCCGGATGTGGACGAAGCCAGCAGCAACGGTTTCAGCTCCACCGCCCGGGGTTTTGAATTGCGGAATATCGCCGGAGGCTGGCGGATCTATTCCCGGGCTGAATTCGCCGATATCGTCGGCGGTTTCGTACTGGAAGGACAGACGGCCAGGCTGACGCAGGCGGCGCTCGAAACGCTCGCCGTCATCGCTTACCGCCAGCCCGTATCAAGGGCGCGGGTGTCTGCAATTCGAGGAGTCAACGTTGACTCTGTCGTGCGGACGCTGACGCAGCGGGGGCTGATTGAGGATTCGGGAACAGATCCCGAGTCCGGAGCCATCCTGTACCGCACGACGTCGTATTTCCTGGAACGTATGGGAATCGGCTCGGTGGCGGAATTACCGCAGCTTTCACCCCATCTTCCGGGGCTCGAAGGTATCGAAGAGTTCTACGACGCAGGAAGAATGTAGGCAGCAAGACTGCCTGCGCACGAGTATCCACGAGGGCAGAAGCATTTTGCCCGAGCTGGCGGGCATTGTCGGGAGACAAGCAGCGCCGGTCAACACAAACGAAGGACGGGTCATGACACAGGCGGGACGCCAGGGTTCACCACGTAACGGTTCGGGACGCAACGGTGCTGGAAACAACAGCGCTGGAAAAAACAGCGCCGGACAAAATTCAGCGCCAGGCTTCGGCCGTGGCGCACAGGGCGCCGGGCGCCCTGCACAAGGCGGCGCCGGCCGCAATTCCCAGGGCGGCGCAAGCCGCGGCGCGGGAGCCGGTTTCAAGGGCGGGGGAGACCGCCCCTTCAAGCACCCGAAGCCTCGCGAAGAGGCCTTCATCGATCCGGATCTGCAGGGCCCGGGCGGAGCACCCACCGACCGGCCGGCTTCCGGCGACCGGAAACCCAGCGGCTTTACCGGCAAGGCAGCCGCCCGCAAGCCCGGCGCCCGGAAGCCCGGCTTCGGCAAGGACCCCGGCACCCCCGGTGCGCTCAAGCCCAAGCCGCGCACCGGCGCACCCAAGACCGCTGCCGCCCGCGCCTTCGGCAGCGAACGCTTCGGCCAGAACCTCGGCCCCGTGCGCCGGCCGGCCCGCAAGCGCGGACCCCGCGCCGAGGTGCCCCAGTCCGACCTGCATGACCAGGACGGCATCCGCCTTCAGAAGGTCATGGCGTCGGCCGGCGTCGCCTCGCGGCGCGTCTGCGAGGAAATGATCGCCGAAGGCCGCGTCGAGGTCGACGGCCAGGTCGTCACCGAGCTCGGCGTCCGCGTCGATCCGAAGACCGCCGTGGTCCACGTGGACGGACTCCGCATCCAGCTGGACGAGAACATGGTCTACATGGTCTTCAACAAGCCCAAGGGTGTCGTCTCCACCATGGAAGACCCGGACGGCCGCCCCTGCATCAGCGACTTCGTCCGCAACAGCCACGGCGAACGGCTCTTCCACGTGGGCCGGCTCGACGTCGCCACCGAGGGCCTGCTGCTGCTGACAAACGACGGCGAACTCGCCAACCGCCTCACGCACCCCTCCTACGAAGTGCCCAAGACCTACCTCGTGCAGGTCCGCGGGCCGTTCCCGCAGGGCATCGGCGCCCAGCTCAAGGCCGGCGTTGAACTTGAGGACGGCTTCGCCTCGGTGGACTCCTTCAAGCTCGTCGACTCGACTCCGGGCCACGTGCTGATCGAGGTCGTCCTGCACTCGGGCAAGAACCGCATCGTCCGGCGCCTCTTCGACGCCGTCGGCTTCCCGGTTCTGCGCCTGGTCCGCGTCAAGGTCGGGCCCATTGGCCTGGGAGACCAGCGCCAGGGCAGCATCCGCAACCTCGGCAAGCAGGAAGTCGGTCACCTGCTGGCATCCGTAGGGCTGTAAAGGTATGTCTGCTTTCCGCACCCACGGCCGGGGCCACCTGAATGGCCCGGTCGTGGTCATCGGGACTGGGCTCCTGGGCACCAGCATCGGGCTGGGGCTGCGGGGCCGCGGCGTGTCCGTGTTCCTCTCCGATCCCTCGCCCACCAACCAGGCCGTCGCCGTCGATATCGGCGCCGGCCTGCCCTTGGCGCGCCTGGACGCAGAACGGCCTGAACTCGTCGTGGTCGCCGCCCCGCCGGACGTCACTGCGGACGTCGTCGCCCAGGCTTTGCAGGACTACCCGGACGCGACCGTCGTCGACATCGCCAGCGTCAAGGCGGACATCCAGGCGGAGCTCCGCGGCCGGGGCACAGACCTCGGCCGTTATGTCGGGACCCACCCCATGGCAGGCCGGGAGAAGTCAGGCCCGGTAGCCGCCCGCGGTGAACTGTTCACCTCGATGCCCTGGGTACTTTGTCCCGCTGCGGAAACCTCCCCCGTGGCTTTGCAGGCCGCCCGCGCCCTCGCGACAGACCTTGGCGCCGTCGTATCCGAATTCTCCGCCGAAGAACACGACGAGGCCGTGGCGCTTGTCTCCCACCTGCCCCAGATCATGTCCTCGCTCGTGGCCAGCCGGCTGCAGGGCACTCCCTTGCACGCGCTGTCCCTCTCCGGGAACGGCCTGCGGGACGTGACCCGCATCGCCGCGAGCGATCCCACGCTCTGGGTCCAGATCCTGGGTGCGAACGCGGACAAGCTCGTCGGGATCCTGCACGGGGTCCGCGAAGACCTGAACCGCCTGATCGGCACGCTGGAAAACCCGACCGCCCCCGGCGCCCGGCTTGACCTGGCCCAGCTGATCAGCGAAGGCAACGCCGGGCAGTCCCGGATTCCGGGCAAGCATGGCGGACCGCCGCAAGCCTACTCCTGGCTGACGGTCCTGGTGGATGACACCCCGGGCCAGATCGCCCGGCTCCTCACGGAGATCGGCGAGATCGGCGTTAACCTCGAGGACCTCCGCCTGGACCATTCCTCGGGACAGAACGTGGGCATGGTGGAGATCTCCGTCCTGCCCAACAAGCATGACCTATTAATCGAAGCCCTCAACGACCGCGGATGGCGGGTACTCCAGTAATGACACAGGAAATCATAGAAACGGTGGACGTTGTCCGCCCCGGTAAGAGCCTTGTCGTGGCGATCGACGGCCCGTCCGGATCGGGCAAGTCCAGCGTCAGCAAGGAAGTCGCGCGGCGGCTCAGGCTTGCCTACCTCGACACCGGCGCCATGTACCGCGCCCTGACCTGGTTCTGCCTGGATTCCGGCACGGACCTCGAAGACGGCGCCGCGGTTGAGGCCGCAGCGGAGAACCTGCCGCTGGAGATCAGCACAAGCCCGCAGGACGAGTACGTCCGCGTGGGCGGCGTCGACATTACGCTCGCCATCCGGGAGCCGGAGATCTCCGCGGCCGTGAGTGCCGTGGCCACCACCCTCGGTGCCCGCACCGAACTGATCCGCCGCCAGCGGGAGATGATCGAACTGCACCACCGCCGCATGGTGGTCGAGGGGCGGGACATCACCACTGTCGTGGCGCCGCACGCCGAAGTACGGATGCTGCTCACCGCGAGCGAGGAAGCGCGCCTGCGCCGCCGGGGCATCCAGCTGGGCGGCAGCCAGAACGCCGAGCAGCTCGCCGCCCAGGTGACCCAGCGCGACGCCAAGGACTCCACTGTGGTGAACTTCACGCAGGCCGCCGACGGCGTCGTCACCCTGGACTCCTCGGACCTGGACTTCACGCAAACCGTCGACGCCGCCCTCGGCATCGTTGACAGCGTCATCAACCACAAAGTCAGCAACCACAAGGTCACCAACCTTGACTGAGCCGCAACCGGCACTGCCGGGACGGTGGACGACAACCTGGAGCCGGCCCGTGGGCTGGCTCCTGGACCACGTCGTCTACCGCACTTCGGTAACGGGGCGGGCCAACGTCCCGGCCTCCGGACCGGTGATCTTCGCCGGAAACCACATCAGTTTCCTGGACGGTCCGGTCATGTTCGGCGCCGCACCCCGGCCGATGCACATCCTGGTCAAGAAGGAACTGTTCACCGGCTTCCTGGGCCGGGTGCTCACCGCCTCGGGCCAGCTCGCCGTTGACCGCGCGGGTGACCGTGCCGCCCTGCACATGGCCCGTCGCGTGCTCGAGGCCGGCCGCTGCGTCGGCATCCTCCCCGAGGGAACACGGGGGAGCGGCGAAGCCTCCGCCATCAGCAACGGTGTCGCCTGGCTTGCGCTGAACTCCGGTGCCACCGTGGTTCCCGTGGCCATCCTCGGCACCAGGGTCAGCGGCGAGGACCTGGATGCCGTTCCCCGCCCGCGCCGGCGGCTGCATGTCAGCTTCGGCGGAGCCTTGAATGTGAGCCGCCGTCCCGGCGAGACCGGCCGTGATTCAATGGACAGGGCGGGAACCGAGATCCGCGCCGCGCTGGCCCGCCATGTCCAGGATTCC
Encoded here:
- a CDS encoding ParA family protein, with amino-acid sequence MSSEQGSATLEGTELDLEDAVMGPTGRPYRDFPEPAPLSSHGPARVIAMVNQKGGVGKTTSTINLAAALAEYGRRVLLVDFDPQGALSAGLGINPHELDLTVYNVLMDRKVDIRDAIHKTGVENVDLLPANIDLSAAEVQLVNEVAREQVLDRALKKVEDDYDVVLIDCQPSLGLLTVNALTAAHGVIIPLICEFFALRAVALLVETIDKVQDRLNPRLQVDGVLATMYDARTLHSREVISRLVEAFGDKVFETVIKRSIKFADATVAAEPITSYAGNHIGADAYRNLAKELISRGGAP
- a CDS encoding segregation and condensation protein A, producing MAEAGAPTAELNAPAELNAPAELGSAADAPVKKPGFEVRLANFTGPFDLLLGLISKHQLDITEVALATVTDEFIRYIKGLQALGEEWALDEASEFLVIAATLLDLKAARLLPAGEVEDEEDIALLEARDLIFARLLQYKAFKQVAGMMGSTLELEGRRFPRQVALEEHFSALLPELIWRHTPQQFAALAETALKPKEAAPTEVGLAHLHGSPVSVKEQAELLGRRLRLGNPLTFRALIADAESSLVVVARFLALLEMFRDRAVSFDQLLPLGDLTVHWTAGSEMWSSENLSEEYEEQP
- the scpB gene encoding SMC-Scp complex subunit ScpB; translated protein: MVIDEPATAAGLAAGLNLTVDVVEGLLADLQREYNGYTVNAPDVDEASSNGFSSTARGFELRNIAGGWRIYSRAEFADIVGGFVLEGQTARLTQAALETLAVIAYRQPVSRARVSAIRGVNVDSVVRTLTQRGLIEDSGTDPESGAILYRTTSYFLERMGIGSVAELPQLSPHLPGLEGIEEFYDAGRM
- a CDS encoding pseudouridine synthase; amino-acid sequence: MTQAGRQGSPRNGSGRNGAGNNSAGKNSAGQNSAPGFGRGAQGAGRPAQGGAGRNSQGGASRGAGAGFKGGGDRPFKHPKPREEAFIDPDLQGPGGAPTDRPASGDRKPSGFTGKAAARKPGARKPGFGKDPGTPGALKPKPRTGAPKTAAARAFGSERFGQNLGPVRRPARKRGPRAEVPQSDLHDQDGIRLQKVMASAGVASRRVCEEMIAEGRVEVDGQVVTELGVRVDPKTAVVHVDGLRIQLDENMVYMVFNKPKGVVSTMEDPDGRPCISDFVRNSHGERLFHVGRLDVATEGLLLLTNDGELANRLTHPSYEVPKTYLVQVRGPFPQGIGAQLKAGVELEDGFASVDSFKLVDSTPGHVLIEVVLHSGKNRIVRRLFDAVGFPVLRLVRVKVGPIGLGDQRQGSIRNLGKQEVGHLLASVGL
- a CDS encoding prephenate dehydrogenase, which gives rise to MSAFRTHGRGHLNGPVVVIGTGLLGTSIGLGLRGRGVSVFLSDPSPTNQAVAVDIGAGLPLARLDAERPELVVVAAPPDVTADVVAQALQDYPDATVVDIASVKADIQAELRGRGTDLGRYVGTHPMAGREKSGPVAARGELFTSMPWVLCPAAETSPVALQAARALATDLGAVVSEFSAEEHDEAVALVSHLPQIMSSLVASRLQGTPLHALSLSGNGLRDVTRIAASDPTLWVQILGANADKLVGILHGVREDLNRLIGTLENPTAPGARLDLAQLISEGNAGQSRIPGKHGGPPQAYSWLTVLVDDTPGQIARLLTEIGEIGVNLEDLRLDHSSGQNVGMVEISVLPNKHDLLIEALNDRGWRVLQ
- the cmk gene encoding (d)CMP kinase produces the protein MTQEIIETVDVVRPGKSLVVAIDGPSGSGKSSVSKEVARRLRLAYLDTGAMYRALTWFCLDSGTDLEDGAAVEAAAENLPLEISTSPQDEYVRVGGVDITLAIREPEISAAVSAVATTLGARTELIRRQREMIELHHRRMVVEGRDITTVVAPHAEVRMLLTASEEARLRRRGIQLGGSQNAEQLAAQVTQRDAKDSTVVNFTQAADGVVTLDSSDLDFTQTVDAALGIVDSVINHKVSNHKVTNLD
- a CDS encoding lysophospholipid acyltransferase family protein; this encodes MTEPQPALPGRWTTTWSRPVGWLLDHVVYRTSVTGRANVPASGPVIFAGNHISFLDGPVMFGAAPRPMHILVKKELFTGFLGRVLTASGQLAVDRAGDRAALHMARRVLEAGRCVGILPEGTRGSGEASAISNGVAWLALNSGATVVPVAILGTRVSGEDLDAVPRPRRRLHVSFGGALNVSRRPGETGRDSMDRAGTEIRAALARHVQDSITGSGQPLPDADSPQERHEAVAGTPADHHLRNVQ